The following proteins are co-located in the Terriglobales bacterium genome:
- a CDS encoding PEGA domain-containing protein: VAQPLESERVYLSIFRAADVKRAQGDKAYQPKPVYYTHHESWWTYRKSHHMAMEDALKFLAQAPADGESPDTSEGSQKSAAPSDSQQTGTVTVTSAPDGADVYADGAFVGNAPAILRLNAGKHRVRVAMQGYKGWDRELTVQTGSQLNVKAVLEREN, translated from the coding sequence GAGTCGCTCAACCGCTGGAAAGCGAGCGCGTGTATCTGTCAATCTTCCGAGCGGCAGACGTCAAACGAGCCCAAGGTGATAAGGCTTACCAGCCCAAGCCTGTCTATTACACGCACCACGAGAGTTGGTGGACTTACCGGAAGTCGCATCACATGGCCATGGAAGATGCGCTGAAGTTTCTGGCGCAGGCCCCCGCCGACGGTGAGTCGCCAGATACCTCGGAGGGTTCACAGAAAAGCGCCGCACCGAGTGATTCCCAGCAGACAGGCACGGTAACAGTGACTTCTGCACCTGACGGGGCTGATGTGTACGCCGATGGGGCCTTCGTGGGAAACGCGCCAGCGATCCTCAGACTGAACGCCGGAAAGCACAGGGTTCGAGTTGCTATGCAGGGTTACAAAGGTTGGGATCGAGAACTCACCGTGCAGACTGGCTCACAGTTGAATGTCAAAGCGGTCCTAGAAAGGGAGAATTAA
- a CDS encoding DUF885 domain-containing protein, whose product MTLFLLTTWLCATALAASKEAAAPATGNSATAATQALHKLFAAEWDYTMQENPTWASQLGDRRWNDRWDDRSLAAIERSHQHGLAVLDQLKHIDRAQLSAADQLNYDLFQKDYERDAAEHKYQWYLVPLNQRGGPQTDNEISDLLRFDTVKDYDDWLARLKAFPAYLDQNMDLMREGIKVRMVHPKIIMQRIPAQIDKQIVNDPAESPFYKPFREFPKSIPAADQERLRAAAKQAIAEGIVPAFQRFKKFFTEEYYPACFDQVGAWQMPMGQEMYAARARRFTTTNLTPQQIHDLGLSEVARIRAEMQGVMDQVGFKGSRQEFFTYLRTDPKFYYKTGDELLEAYRALAKTIDPKLVKEFKTLPRTTYGVEPIPDAVAPDTTTAYYKQPAADGSRAGTFYVNLYKPEARPKWEMMALSLHESVPGHHLQIALAQELGEIPNFRRYGGYTAFAEGWGLYAESLGEDMGLYKDPYDKFGQLTYEMWRAVRLVVDTGMHTMKWDRKKAIDYFMENAPKQELDVVNEIDRYIAWPGQALAYKIGELKFKELRARAKKELGDQFDIREFHDVVLGSGAVPLDIVERNVDNWIAAKKKAAAKPAGKPAAKKAP is encoded by the coding sequence ATGACCCTGTTCCTTCTAACCACATGGCTCTGCGCCACCGCGCTCGCCGCCAGTAAAGAAGCCGCGGCGCCAGCGACGGGAAACAGCGCCACCGCCGCAACTCAAGCCCTGCACAAGCTCTTCGCCGCCGAGTGGGACTACACCATGCAGGAGAACCCCACCTGGGCCTCTCAGCTCGGCGACCGCCGCTGGAACGACCGCTGGGACGACAGGAGCCTGGCGGCCATCGAGCGCAGCCACCAGCACGGTCTCGCGGTGCTGGATCAGCTGAAGCACATCGACCGCGCGCAGCTCTCCGCGGCCGACCAGCTCAACTACGACCTCTTCCAGAAGGACTACGAGCGGGACGCCGCCGAGCACAAATACCAGTGGTACCTGGTGCCGCTGAACCAGCGCGGCGGGCCGCAGACCGACAACGAGATCTCCGACCTGCTGCGCTTTGACACGGTTAAGGACTACGACGACTGGCTGGCGCGCCTCAAAGCCTTCCCCGCCTACCTCGACCAGAACATGGACCTGATGCGCGAGGGAATCAAAGTCCGCATGGTGCATCCGAAAATCATCATGCAGCGCATCCCAGCGCAGATCGACAAGCAGATCGTGAACGACCCGGCCGAGAGCCCCTTCTACAAGCCCTTCCGCGAGTTCCCCAAATCCATCCCCGCTGCCGACCAGGAGCGCCTCCGCGCCGCGGCGAAGCAGGCCATCGCCGAGGGCATCGTCCCTGCGTTCCAGAGGTTCAAGAAGTTTTTCACCGAGGAGTACTACCCTGCCTGCTTCGACCAGGTGGGCGCATGGCAGATGCCCATGGGCCAGGAGATGTACGCCGCCCGCGCCCGCCGCTTCACCACCACCAACCTCACGCCGCAGCAAATTCATGATCTGGGACTGAGCGAGGTGGCCCGCATTCGCGCCGAGATGCAGGGCGTGATGGACCAGGTGGGCTTCAAGGGCTCGCGGCAGGAGTTCTTCACCTACCTGCGCACCGATCCCAAGTTCTATTACAAGACGGGCGACGAACTGCTGGAGGCCTACCGCGCCCTGGCCAAGACCATCGATCCCAAGCTGGTGAAGGAGTTCAAGACCTTGCCGCGCACGACCTACGGCGTGGAGCCCATCCCGGACGCCGTCGCGCCCGATACCACCACCGCCTACTACAAGCAGCCCGCCGCCGACGGCTCGCGCGCTGGCACCTTCTACGTGAACCTCTACAAGCCGGAGGCGCGCCCCAAGTGGGAGATGATGGCGCTCTCCCTGCATGAGAGCGTCCCCGGTCACCACCTGCAGATCGCGCTGGCGCAGGAGCTGGGCGAGATTCCCAACTTCCGCCGCTACGGCGGCTACACCGCCTTCGCCGAGGGCTGGGGCCTGTACGCCGAGTCCCTGGGCGAAGACATGGGCCTGTACAAGGACCCCTACGACAAGTTCGGCCAGCTCACCTACGAGATGTGGCGCGCCGTCCGCCTGGTGGTGGATACCGGCATGCACACCATGAAGTGGGACCGGAAGAAGGCCATCGACTACTTCATGGAGAACGCTCCCAAGCAGGAGCTGGACGTGGTCAACGAGATCGATCGCTACATCGCGTGGCCCGGTCAGGCCTTGGCCTACAAGATCGGCGAGCTCAAGTTCAAGGAGCTGCGCGCCCGCGCCAAAAAGGAGCTGGGCGACCAGTTCGATATCCGCGAGTTCCACGACGTGGTGCTGGGCTCGGGCGCCGTGCCGCTGGATATCGTCGAGCGCAACGTCGACAACTGGATCGCGGCCAAAAAGAAGGCGGCGGCGAAGCCGGCAGGGAAGCCCGCGGCGAAGAAGGCTCCGTAA
- a CDS encoding DNA-3-methyladenine glycosylase, which translates to MPLYPLPRSFFSRNPRRVARDLLGKLLIRNRGKKVLVGRIVEVEAYLGKGDPAAHAAAGVTARNRVLFGPPGHAYVYFIYGNHFCLNVSCQPKGEAGCVLIRALEPLGGLEEMARARGLRSDDGRAASKKLTTGPGRLCQAMGITRARDNDKDLTSPRSGLWIAEDGFSPRRIRRTPRIGIRKATTEKLRYILAGSECVSS; encoded by the coding sequence GTGCCTCTCTACCCCCTCCCTCGCTCCTTCTTCTCCCGCAATCCGCGCCGCGTCGCCCGCGACCTGCTGGGCAAACTCCTCATCCGGAACCGGGGAAAGAAAGTGCTCGTAGGCCGCATCGTCGAGGTCGAGGCCTACCTGGGCAAGGGCGATCCCGCAGCGCACGCCGCCGCCGGAGTAACGGCGCGCAACCGCGTCCTCTTCGGCCCGCCCGGACACGCCTACGTCTACTTCATCTACGGGAACCACTTCTGCCTGAATGTCTCCTGCCAGCCGAAGGGCGAGGCGGGATGCGTCCTCATCCGGGCGCTCGAGCCACTGGGGGGTCTCGAAGAGATGGCGCGGGCGCGCGGCCTGCGCTCGGACGATGGCAGAGCCGCAAGCAAGAAGCTGACCACCGGCCCCGGCCGCCTCTGCCAGGCGATGGGCATCACCCGCGCCCGCGACAATGATAAGGACCTGACCTCGCCGCGCTCCGGCCTCTGGATCGCCGAAGACGGCTTCAGCCCACGGCGCATCCGGCGCACCCCGCGCATCGGCATCAGGAAGGCAACCACGGAAAAGCTGCGCTACATCCTCGCGGGAAGTGAATGTGTTTCTAGCTAG
- the panC gene encoding pantoate--beta-alanine ligase — MKILHTIAEMRAACAEARRGGKRLGFVPTMGALHEGHLSLVRAARARCDAVAVSIFVNPTQFGPSEDFSKYPRSFGHDSEMLEATGVDLLFAPSVEEMYPKGAVTFVTVEGLSEKLCGRSRPGHFRGVTTVVNKLFNIVHPDLAFFGQKDAAQAVIVRKMVRDLNLPVEIAVCPIVREADGLAMSSRNAYLDAEQRLSATVLHRALMQVQSLAEKGERRAATLIDAAQRVFREEPAVRVDYVEIVDNETLDPVAEVSRGALVAVAAFVGSTRLIDNILLAGR, encoded by the coding sequence ATGAAAATCCTCCACACCATCGCCGAGATGCGCGCTGCCTGCGCCGAGGCGCGCCGCGGCGGCAAGCGCCTGGGATTTGTCCCCACCATGGGCGCGTTGCATGAAGGACACCTCTCGCTGGTGCGCGCGGCGCGGGCAAGATGCGACGCCGTCGCCGTATCCATCTTCGTCAACCCCACGCAGTTCGGTCCCAGCGAGGACTTTTCCAAATACCCGCGCAGCTTTGGGCACGACAGCGAGATGCTGGAGGCCACGGGCGTGGACCTTCTCTTCGCGCCCAGCGTCGAGGAGATGTATCCGAAGGGCGCGGTTACCTTCGTCACCGTGGAAGGCTTGAGCGAGAAGCTCTGCGGGCGCTCGCGCCCGGGGCACTTCCGCGGCGTGACCACGGTGGTCAACAAGCTCTTCAACATCGTCCACCCCGATTTGGCGTTCTTCGGCCAGAAGGACGCGGCGCAGGCGGTCATCGTCCGCAAGATGGTGCGCGACCTGAACCTGCCGGTCGAGATCGCCGTCTGCCCCATCGTGCGCGAGGCGGACGGGCTGGCCATGAGCTCGCGCAACGCTTACCTCGACGCCGAGCAGCGGCTCTCGGCCACCGTGCTCCATCGCGCGCTGATGCAGGTGCAGTCGCTGGCAGAGAAGGGCGAACGCCGGGCGGCGACGCTCATTGACGCGGCACAGCGCGTCTTCCGCGAAGAACCCGCGGTGCGCGTGGACTACGTGGAGATCGTGGACAACGAAACGCTCGACCCGGTGGCGGAGGTCTCGCGCGGGGCGCTGGTGGCGGTGGCAGCGTTCGTGGGTTCGACAAGGCTCATCGACAACATCCTGCTGGCCGGACGATAG
- the panB gene encoding 3-methyl-2-oxobutanoate hydroxymethyltransferase has product MSLTSEKPRGDSRPKVTIETIQEKKQRREPITCLTAYDYASARLVDEAGVDTILVGDSLAMVMLGYENTLPVTMEEMLHHTRAARRGVKRALLIADMPYASFHISKKEAVRNAARFVKEAGAEAVKIEGGTKRVALVQRLLDAEIPVMGHIGLTPQSIHAMGGYKVQGKTLAAVEQLMRDAVALDRAGVFSMVLEGIPREVAAMITAEVSAPTIGIGAGPDCDGQVLVLHDILNLTFAPPAKFVRRYADVAGAISKAARDFKDDVESGRYPAEEESYHLPKETQSALEQISVRKRAMAR; this is encoded by the coding sequence GTGAGCCTCACTTCCGAGAAGCCTCGGGGCGACTCTCGTCCCAAGGTCACAATCGAAACCATTCAAGAAAAGAAGCAGCGGCGGGAGCCCATCACCTGCCTGACCGCCTACGACTATGCCTCGGCGCGCCTGGTGGATGAGGCCGGCGTGGACACGATCCTGGTGGGCGACTCCCTCGCCATGGTGATGCTGGGCTACGAGAACACCCTGCCCGTCACCATGGAAGAGATGCTGCACCACACCCGCGCCGCGCGCCGCGGGGTGAAGCGCGCGCTGCTCATCGCCGACATGCCATACGCCTCCTTCCACATCTCGAAGAAGGAAGCGGTGCGCAACGCCGCCCGCTTCGTCAAGGAAGCCGGCGCGGAGGCGGTGAAGATCGAAGGCGGCACCAAGCGCGTGGCACTGGTCCAGCGGCTGCTCGACGCCGAGATTCCTGTGATGGGACACATCGGGCTGACGCCGCAATCCATCCACGCCATGGGCGGCTACAAGGTGCAGGGCAAGACCCTGGCGGCGGTGGAGCAACTGATGCGCGACGCGGTGGCGCTCGATCGCGCCGGCGTTTTCTCCATGGTGCTCGAAGGCATCCCGCGCGAGGTCGCGGCCATGATCACCGCCGAGGTCTCGGCGCCCACCATCGGCATCGGCGCGGGACCGGATTGCGACGGCCAGGTGCTGGTGCTGCACGACATCCTCAACCTGACGTTTGCGCCGCCGGCCAAGTTCGTCCGCCGCTATGCGGACGTGGCGGGCGCGATCTCGAAGGCGGCGCGCGACTTTAAGGATGACGTCGAGAGCGGACGCTACCCTGCGGAGGAGGAGTCCTACCACTTGCCTAAGGAGACGCAGTCGGCGCTGGAGCAGATCTCGGTGCGGAAGAGAGCGATGGCAAGGTAA